From the genome of Eublepharis macularius isolate TG4126 chromosome 12, MPM_Emac_v1.0, whole genome shotgun sequence, one region includes:
- the LOC129339842 gene encoding vomeronasal type-2 receptor 26-like — translation MVTKFYQHIMALVFAINEINKNPKILPNVTLGFHIYDNYYDMKMTYRTTLDMLCKLHRYFPNYECDTHKNLAAVIGGYNSEVSFRMSDILSLYKIPQLTYGLFAPKDRETKQSPFYSMVPNEAQQYMGIIWLLEHFKWTWVGLFVVDDDSGEFFLQALEPLLSQSEICLALMQKLPNSDNWNSLDSVINLFLRIYLSLGDNKVNTIIFYGDSMTLIIFNSLMFLGNPNYTENASLRKVWIMTSQVDFALTGLHRAWDFQFFHGTIAFTIHSNEIQGFQNFLQDIKPYQEQGNGFLKDFWEQAFDCVYPNLQEPMKDNETCSGEERLESLPGPLFEMHMSGHSYSIYNAIYAVAHAIRSIYSSRCNRRTTIRGQIAELQDLQPWQIHSFLQGIEFNNSAGERLSFNDKREMGGGFDIMNLVTFPNKSFQRVKIGRVNLNAPEGEEFIIHENPIVWQTSFNQGIPLSVCNGNCYPGYQKKKMEGKAFCCYDCSPCPDGKISNALDMDDCIQCPRDKYPSKDHQRCILKTISFLSFEEPLGISLVLVAVSFSLATGLVLATFIKHKETPIVKANNRDITYILLISLLLCFLSALLFIGQPRKATCFLRQAAFGIIFSVAVSCVLAKTITVVLAFMATKPGSTIRKWVGKRTTNSIVLSCSLIQAGLCSLWLATFPPFPDRHTQSLTAEVIVECNEGSITMFYIVLGYLGLLSLISLIVAFFARKLPNSFNEAKFITFSMLIFCSVWLSFVPSYLSTKGKYTVAVEIFSILSSSAGLLGCIFSPKFYIIVVRPDLNRREELIRSKN, via the exons ATGGTGACAAAGTTCTACCAGCATATCATGGCCCTGGTATTTGCTATAAATGAGATCAATAAGAATCCCAAGATCTTGCCTAATGTCACTCTTGGGTTCCACATCTATGACAACTATTATGATATGAAGATGACTTATCGTACTACTCTGGACATGCTCTGTAAATTGCATAGATATTTTCCAAATTATGAATGTGACACTCACAAAAACCTTGCCGCTGTTATTGGGGGATATAATTCTGAGGTGTCCTTCCGCATGTCAGACATCTTAAGTCTCTATAAAATTCCCCAG CTCACGTACGGCTTATTTGCTCCGAAGGACAGggagacaaaacagtcgcctttTTATAGCATGGTCCCAAATGAAGCCCAGCAGTACATGGGAATTATCTGGTTACTTGAACATTTCAAATGGACGTGGGTTGGGCTCTTTGTTGTGGATGATGACAGTGGAGAGTTTTTCTTACAGGCCCTGGAGCCATTGCTTTCTCAAAGTGAAATTTGTTTGGCTCTCATGCAGAAACTCCCAAACAGTGACAACTGGAATTCCCTGGATTctgttattaatttatttttacgTATATATTTATCTTTGGGAGATAATAAAGTTAATACAATTATCTTCTATGGAGACTCAATGACCCTTATAATATTTAATAGCTTAATGTTTCTAGGCAATCCCAATTATACGGAAAATGCATCATTGAGAAAAGTGTGGATTATGACATCCCAAGTTGATTTTGCATTAACAGGTCTTCACAGAGCCTGGGACTTCCAGTTCTTCCATGGGACCATTGCCTTCACAATTCACTCAAATGAGATTCAGGGCTTCCAGAACTTTCTTCAAGACATAAAACCATATCAGGAACAAGGGAATGGTTTTCTCAAGGACTTCTGGGAGCAAGCATTTGACTGTGTctatccaaatctccaggagccAATGAAGGATAATGAAACCTGTAGTGGGGAGGAGAGGTTGGAGAGTCTTCCTGGACCTCTGTTTGAAATGCATATGAGTGGCCACAGCTATAGCATCTACAATGCCATCTATGCCGTGGCGCATGCTATTCGTTCCATATACTCATCCAGATGCAATCGCAGAACAACGATCCGTGGTCAAATAGCAGAACTTCAAGATCTCCAGCCTTGGCAG ATCCATTCCTTTCTACAAGGCATTGAATTCAACAACTCAGCTGGAGAAAGATTGTCTTTTAATGATAAACGGGAAATGGGAGGTGGATTTGATATAATGAACCTGGTCACATTCCCAAACAAGTCCTTTCAgagggtgaaaattggaagggTAAACCTCAATGCTCCCGAAGGCGAAGAGTTCATCATCCATGAGAATCCGATTGTGTGGCAAACCAGTTTTAACCAG GGGATACCTCTTTCTGTGTGTAACGGGAACTGTTACCCTGGCTATCAGAAGAAAAAGATGGAAGGGAAGgcattttgctgctatgattgttCTCCGTGTCCAGACGGGAAGATTTCAAACGCCCTGG acaTGGATGACTGCATCCAATGCCCAAGGGATAAATATCCAAGCAAAGATCATCAACGATGCATTCTCAAGACAATAAGCTTCCTTTCTTTTGAAGAACCTTTAGGGATCAGTCTGGTTTTAGTTGCTGTTTCCTTTTCTCTGGCCACAGGTCTGGTGCTAGCAACTTTCATTAAACACAAAGAGACccccatagtcaaagccaacaaccgggatATCACCtacattctcctcatctctcttctGCTCTGTTTCCTCAGTGCTTTGCTCTTTATAGGACAGCCTAGGAAGGCCACCTGCTTTCTCCGACAAGCAgcttttggcatcatcttctcagtggctgtatcttgtgtgttggccaaaaccatcactgtagttctagctttcatggccaccaaacCAGGGTCCACTAtaaggaagtgggtggggaaaagaacAACCAACTCCATTGTCCTATCCTGCTCCCTTATCCAAGCAGGCCTTTGCTCACTGTGGCTAGCaacttttcccccatttccagaCCGCCACACACAATCACTAACTGCAGAAGTGATAGTAGAATGTAATGAAGGTTCCATCACCATGTTCTACATTGTCTTGGGCTACTTAGGCCTTCTTTCCCTCATCAGCTTGATTGTGGCTTTCTTCGCCAGGAAGTTGCCAAACAGTTTCAATGAGGCCAAGtttatcaccttcagcatgctgatcttttgcagtgtttggttgtcttttgttccatcctacctgagcaccaaagggaaatataCCGtagccgtggagatcttctctatcTTGTCCTCCAGTGCTGGGTTACTGGGTTGTATCTTTTCCCCCAAATTCTATATTATTGTAGTAAGGCCTGACCTGAACAGGAGAGAAGAACTAATAAGGAGTAAGAATTAA